One region of Streptomyces rishiriensis genomic DNA includes:
- a CDS encoding DUF4406 domain-containing protein → MILVAGPYRSGTGDDPAKLAANVRAMNEVALVLFRAGHLPVTGEALALPLLETAGGAAPGDPLFDALFHPVAERLLERCDAVLRIGGPSEGADRMAEQARAQGKPVYADLADVPDARTADPAAHLPEGQR, encoded by the coding sequence ATGATCCTGGTCGCCGGCCCGTACCGTTCGGGCACCGGCGACGACCCCGCGAAGCTCGCGGCCAATGTGAGGGCGATGAACGAGGTCGCGCTCGTCCTGTTCCGCGCCGGGCATCTGCCCGTCACCGGCGAGGCGCTCGCGCTGCCCCTGCTGGAGACGGCGGGCGGCGCCGCCCCCGGCGACCCGCTGTTCGACGCACTCTTCCACCCCGTCGCCGAACGCCTGCTGGAGCGCTGTGACGCCGTGCTGCGCATCGGCGGTCCTTCCGAGGGTGCGGACCGGATGGCCGAGCAGGCCCGTGCCCAGGGCAAGCCGGTCTACGCCGACCTCGCCGACGTCCCCGACGCCCGCACCGCCGATCCCGCCGCCCACCTCCCCGAAGGCCAACGATGA
- a CDS encoding DeoR/GlpR family DNA-binding transcription regulator — protein sequence MDVADRLDLTLRLVQGHGTGQGHDTGQDRGHGRAPGRVSVVELAQRLGVSEMTVRRDLDVLERQGLVRRVHGGAVAGRPREEGGGFEARQAWQAATKDRLGAAVAGLVEPGSRVLLDAGTTTVHVAEHLAARGPLTVAVLSLQAALRLADRPGIDLLVVGGRSRPGERSFVGPLALRTLESLAFDVFVMSIGGVHAAHGWSEFSLEDAAVKQAGLGQAARTVAVADATKLGVRAFSQVAPLDAVDSFVTDAAAADPATHPGGPQTLAALREAGVETRLA from the coding sequence ATGGATGTCGCAGACCGTCTCGACCTGACCCTCCGCCTCGTGCAGGGACACGGCACGGGCCAAGGACATGACACGGGGCAGGACCGTGGGCATGGCCGGGCGCCGGGGCGGGTCTCCGTCGTCGAGCTCGCCCAGCGGCTCGGGGTCTCGGAGATGACCGTGCGCCGGGACCTGGACGTGCTGGAGCGCCAGGGGCTGGTGCGGCGGGTGCACGGCGGGGCCGTCGCCGGGCGGCCTCGCGAGGAGGGCGGCGGCTTCGAGGCCCGGCAGGCGTGGCAGGCGGCGACGAAGGACCGGCTCGGCGCGGCCGTCGCCGGACTCGTCGAGCCGGGGTCACGGGTGCTGCTGGACGCCGGGACCACCACCGTGCACGTGGCGGAACACCTGGCCGCGCGGGGCCCGTTGACCGTGGCCGTGCTCAGCCTCCAGGCCGCGCTGCGGCTGGCCGACCGGCCGGGCATCGACCTGCTGGTCGTCGGCGGCAGGTCCCGCCCGGGTGAGCGGTCGTTCGTCGGGCCGCTGGCCCTGCGCACCCTCGAGTCCCTGGCCTTCGACGTGTTCGTGATGTCGATCGGCGGGGTGCACGCCGCACACGGCTGGTCGGAGTTCTCCCTTGAGGACGCGGCCGTCAAGCAGGCGGGGCTCGGCCAGGCGGCTCGTACGGTCGCCGTCGCCGACGCGACCAAGCTGGGCGTGCGCGCCTTCAGCCAGGTCGCCCCGCTGGACGCCGTGGACTCCTTCGTCACCGACGCCGCCGCGGCGGACCCCGCCACCCATCCCGGCGGCCCGCAGACCCTGGCCGCCCTGCGGGAGGCCGGCGTCGAGACCCGGCTGGCCTGA
- a CDS encoding amino acid permease: MTDDGTAGRQSPGKLSDEELLAELGYTQVLARRMSAFSNYAVSFTIISVLSGCLTLYLFGMNTGGPAVITWGWVVVGLMTLFVGLSMAEICSAYPTSAGLYFWAHRLAPPRSAAAWAWFTGWFNVLGQVAVTAGIDFGAASFLGAYLNLQFGFEVTPCRTVLLFAGILVLHGLLNTFGVRIVALLNSVSVWWHVLGVGVIVGALAFVPDEHRSTSFVFGEFVNNTGWGSGVYVVLLGLLMAQYTFTGYDASAHMTEETHDASTAGPKGIVRSIWTSWIAGFVLLLGFTYAIQSYDAALASPTGAPPAQILLDALGATAGKLLLLVVIGAQLFCGMASVTANSRMIYAFSRDGALPYSHIWHTVSARTRTPVAAVWLAAGGALLLGLPYLINVTAYAAVTSIAVIGLYIAYVIPTLLRLRKGDAFARGPWHLGRWSRAIGVVSVVWVAVITVLFMLPQVSPVTWETFNYAPIAVLVVLGFAGVWWQVSARKWFLDPAHERTIAREAARAGAPAELPER; this comes from the coding sequence ATGACAGATGACGGCACAGCGGGCCGGCAGTCTCCCGGGAAACTCTCGGACGAAGAGCTGCTGGCCGAACTCGGTTACACCCAGGTCCTCGCCCGCCGCATGTCGGCGTTCTCCAACTACGCGGTCTCCTTCACGATCATCTCGGTCCTGTCGGGCTGTCTGACGCTGTACCTGTTCGGTATGAACACGGGCGGTCCTGCGGTGATCACCTGGGGCTGGGTCGTCGTGGGGCTGATGACCCTCTTCGTCGGCCTGTCCATGGCCGAGATCTGTTCGGCGTACCCGACCTCGGCGGGCCTGTACTTCTGGGCGCACCGGCTGGCGCCCCCGCGATCGGCGGCGGCCTGGGCCTGGTTCACGGGCTGGTTCAACGTGCTGGGCCAGGTCGCGGTGACGGCGGGCATCGACTTCGGGGCCGCGTCCTTCCTCGGCGCCTATCTGAACCTCCAGTTCGGCTTCGAGGTGACACCCTGCCGTACGGTCCTGCTCTTCGCCGGGATCCTGGTGCTGCACGGGCTGCTGAACACCTTCGGGGTGCGGATCGTCGCCCTCCTCAACAGCGTGAGCGTGTGGTGGCACGTGCTGGGCGTGGGCGTCATCGTCGGCGCGCTGGCCTTCGTCCCCGACGAGCACCGTTCGACGTCCTTCGTGTTCGGCGAGTTCGTGAACAACACCGGCTGGGGCAGCGGCGTGTACGTCGTCCTGCTCGGCCTGCTGATGGCCCAGTACACCTTCACCGGGTACGACGCCTCCGCCCACATGACCGAGGAGACGCACGACGCGTCGACGGCCGGCCCCAAGGGCATCGTGCGGTCCATCTGGACCTCGTGGATAGCGGGCTTCGTGCTGCTGCTCGGCTTCACCTACGCCATCCAGTCCTACGACGCCGCGCTCGCCTCCCCGACCGGCGCGCCCCCCGCCCAGATCCTGCTCGACGCGCTCGGCGCGACCGCCGGCAAGCTGCTGCTGCTCGTGGTGATCGGCGCCCAGCTGTTCTGCGGGATGGCGTCCGTGACCGCCAACAGCCGCATGATCTACGCCTTCTCACGGGACGGCGCGCTGCCGTACTCGCACATCTGGCACACGGTCAGCGCGCGCACCCGCACGCCCGTCGCGGCGGTCTGGCTGGCGGCCGGCGGCGCGCTGCTGCTGGGCCTGCCGTATCTGATCAACGTGACCGCGTACGCGGCCGTCACCTCGATCGCCGTCATCGGCCTCTACATCGCGTACGTCATCCCGACCCTGCTGCGCCTCCGCAAGGGCGACGCCTTCGCGCGGGGGCCGTGGCACCTGGGCCGCTGGTCGAGGGCGATCGGCGTGGTGTCGGTGGTGTGGGTGGCCGTCATCACCGTCCTGTTCATGCTGCCCCAGGTCTCCCCGGTCACCTGGGAGACCTTCAACTACGCCCCGATCGCCGTCCTCGTGGTGCTGGGCTTCGCGGGGGTGTGGTGGCAGGTCTCCGCCCGGAAGTGGTTCCTCGATCCCGCGCACGAACGGACCATCGCGCGCGAGGCGGCACGGGCGGGGGCACCCGCCGAACTGCCGGAGCGGTGA
- a CDS encoding DEAD/DEAH box helicase, with protein sequence MSISSTDHSVVPENNDEPITLEAIEVTETVGTAEAIEAAVEAAVEATPETPEAPGLTFSDLGLPEGVVRKLVQNGVTSPFPIQAATIPDALAGKDILGRGRTGSGKTLSFGLPLLASLSGGHTDKKKPRGIILTPTRELAMQVADALQPYGDVLGLKMKVVCGGTSMSNQMYALERGVDVLVATPGRLRDLINRGACSLENVQVAVLDEADQMSDLGFLPEVTELLDQIPGGGQRMLFSATMENEISTLVKRYLSNPVTHEVDSAQGNVTTMSHHILIVKPKDKAPVTAAIASRKGRTIIFVRTQLGADRIAEQLCDSGVKADALHGGMTQGARTRVLEDFKKGYVNALVATDVAARGIHVDGIDLVLNVDPAGDHKDYLHRAGRTARAGRTGTVVSLSLPHQRRQIFRLMEDAGVDAGRHIIQGGAAFEPEVAEITGARSMTEVQAESAGNAAQQAEREVSELTKELERAQRRATELREEADRLVARVARERGEDPEAAVVAAAEAVVEQNAVTEAPAVAAVSEQPAERAAYEQPRQRRDERGNYERRDDRRDDRGGRSFERRDNDRGGFNRDDRGGFNRDRRDGERGGFRRDDRRDDRGGRSFERRDDRGGFNRDRRDDRGGADRGGRSFERRDERPAGGFNRDRRDDRRDDRRDERPSGGFRRDDRPSGGFNRDRRDERPSGGFRRDDRPTGGFNRDRRDERPSTHRGSDRPFNRDRRDDRPGFRSGGHDRPFGRRDDHRGTGSGSGSGSGTTGRRDDKPRWKRNG encoded by the coding sequence ATGTCCATTTCCAGTACTGATCACTCCGTCGTGCCCGAGAACAACGACGAGCCGATCACCCTCGAGGCGATCGAGGTCACCGAGACCGTCGGGACCGCTGAGGCCATCGAGGCAGCAGTCGAGGCAGCCGTCGAGGCGACTCCCGAGACCCCCGAGGCCCCCGGACTCACCTTCTCCGACCTCGGGCTCCCCGAGGGCGTCGTGCGCAAGCTCGTGCAGAACGGCGTGACCAGCCCCTTCCCGATCCAGGCGGCGACCATCCCGGACGCCCTGGCCGGCAAGGACATCCTCGGCCGTGGCCGCACCGGCTCCGGCAAGACCCTCTCGTTCGGTCTGCCGCTGCTGGCGTCGCTGTCCGGCGGCCACACCGACAAGAAGAAGCCCCGCGGCATCATCCTGACGCCGACGCGTGAGCTCGCGATGCAGGTCGCGGACGCGCTTCAGCCGTACGGCGACGTACTCGGCCTCAAGATGAAGGTCGTCTGCGGCGGTACGTCCATGAGCAACCAGATGTACGCCCTGGAGCGCGGCGTCGACGTCCTCGTCGCCACCCCGGGCCGTCTGCGTGACCTCATCAACCGTGGCGCCTGCTCGCTCGAGAACGTCCAGGTCGCCGTTCTCGACGAGGCCGACCAGATGTCCGACCTGGGCTTCCTGCCCGAGGTCACCGAGCTGCTCGACCAGATCCCCGGCGGCGGCCAGCGCATGCTGTTCTCGGCCACGATGGAGAACGAGATCTCCACGCTGGTCAAGCGCTACCTGAGCAACCCCGTCACGCACGAGGTCGACAGCGCCCAGGGCAACGTCACGACCATGTCGCACCACATCCTGATCGTGAAGCCCAAGGACAAGGCGCCGGTCACCGCCGCGATCGCCTCCCGCAAGGGCCGCACGATCATCTTCGTCCGCACCCAGCTCGGCGCCGACCGTATCGCCGAGCAGCTCTGCGACTCCGGTGTGAAGGCCGACGCGCTGCACGGCGGTATGACGCAGGGTGCGCGCACCCGCGTGCTCGAGGACTTCAAGAAGGGCTACGTCAACGCGCTCGTCGCGACCGACGTCGCCGCCCGCGGCATCCACGTCGACGGCATCGACCTGGTGCTCAACGTGGACCCGGCGGGCGACCACAAGGACTACCTGCACCGCGCGGGCCGCACGGCGCGAGCCGGCCGCACCGGCACGGTCGTCTCCCTCTCGCTGCCGCACCAGCGCCGTCAGATCTTCCGTCTGATGGAGGACGCGGGCGTCGACGCCGGGCGTCACATCATCCAGGGCGGCGCCGCCTTCGAGCCGGAGGTCGCCGAGATCACCGGCGCCCGCTCGATGACGGAGGTCCAGGCCGAGTCCGCGGGCAACGCGGCGCAGCAGGCCGAGCGCGAGGTCTCCGAACTCACCAAGGAGCTGGAGCGCGCGCAGCGGCGTGCGACCGAGCTGCGTGAGGAGGCCGACCGTCTGGTGGCCCGCGTGGCGCGCGAGCGCGGCGAGGACCCGGAGGCGGCTGTCGTCGCGGCCGCCGAGGCGGTCGTCGAGCAGAACGCCGTGACGGAGGCGCCGGCCGTGGCCGCGGTCTCCGAGCAGCCCGCCGAGCGTGCCGCGTACGAGCAGCCGCGCCAGCGCCGCGACGAGCGGGGCAACTACGAGCGCCGTGACGACCGTCGCGACGACCGTGGCGGCCGTTCCTTCGAGCGCCGTGACAACGACCGTGGCGGTTTCAACCGTGACGACCGCGGTGGCTTCAACCGTGACCGCCGTGACGGCGAGCGCGGCGGCTTCCGCCGTGACGACCGTCGCGACGACCGCGGTGGCCGTTCCTTCGAGCGTCGTGACGACCGCGGCGGCTTCAACCGTGACCGCCGTGACGACCGTGGCGGCGCCGACCGTGGCGGCCGTTCCTTCGAGCGTCGTGACGAGCGTCCCGCGGGCGGCTTCAACCGCGACCGTCGTGACGACCGCCGTGACGACCGTCGCGACGAGCGTCCCTCCGGCGGCTTCCGCCGCGACGACCGCCCCTCGGGCGGCTTCAACCGCGACCGTCGTGACGAGCGTCCCTCGGGCGGCTTCCGCCGCGACGACCGGCCCACGGGCGGCTTCAACCGCGACCGTCGTGACGAGCGTCCGTCCACCCACCGTGGCAGCGACCGTCCGTTCAACCGTGACCGCCGCGACGACCGCCCGGGCTTCCGCTCCGGCGGCCACGACCGCCCGTTCGGTCGCCGTGACGACCACCGTGGCACCGGCTCCGGCTCCGGCTCGGGCTCCGGCACGACCGGCCGCCGCGACGACAAGCCGCGCTGGAAGCGCAACGGCTGA
- a CDS encoding metallopeptidase family protein produces MLEMTREEFEELVAEALDRIPPELTRLMDNVAVFVEDEPAADDPELLGLYEGTPLTDRGEWYAGVLPDRITIYRGPTLRMCSTREDVVAETEVTVVHEIAHHFGIDDARLHALGYG; encoded by the coding sequence GTGCTGGAGATGACGCGCGAGGAGTTCGAGGAACTGGTCGCCGAGGCGCTGGACCGGATTCCGCCGGAGTTGACGCGACTGATGGACAACGTCGCGGTGTTCGTCGAGGACGAACCGGCGGCGGACGATCCCGAGCTGCTCGGGCTGTACGAGGGGACCCCGCTGACGGACCGCGGGGAGTGGTACGCCGGTGTGCTGCCGGACCGGATCACGATCTACCGGGGGCCGACCCTGCGGATGTGCAGCACACGGGAGGACGTCGTCGCGGAGACGGAGGTGACGGTGGTGCACGAGATCGCCCACCACTTCGGCATCGACGACGCGCGGCTGCACGCCCTCGGCTACGGCTGA
- a CDS encoding metallophosphoesterase family protein → MVRARLPTALLKRPESAGRRNPVPELAARPSPWIRALGLTAVVLIGAWLGLLIVGDVRVSVGPMNTTMTLRPSVTGGTKINISPLGALSLDSHNAPVRLDVNVDQLDPERSQALVDHPERLSGLQDEVARDIEQGTLDLALRSVVAVVSGATALGLAVYRRPRRALAAGGLALTLLAASGATAYATWNPKSVLEPRFSGLLSSAPSLVGNARSIVTEFDVYQQELARLVTNVTKLYDVTSTLPAFQPDPTTVRVLHVSDIHLNPASWKIIVSLVEQYKVDVIVDSGDTMDHGSAAENGFLDPIATLGAPYVWVRGNHDSLVTQRYLEGMKNVHVLDDGRAVTLAGLRFAGIGDPQFTPDRSSAPGAEESQEAAGARLAQALRAQRDAGTPADVAIAHEPSAARGTDGEVPLVLAGHLHHEDMEVMKKGTRLRVEGSTGGSGLRAVEGKYPDPIEASILYFDRGTRRLQAWDEIKLGGLGLTTAEVSRHLPKENLPGAAPSPSPSPSSSPSPSPTPSTGPPLSPSTGPSVRPSATPSRTAP, encoded by the coding sequence ATGGTCCGCGCCCGCCTCCCCACCGCACTCCTGAAGCGTCCCGAGTCCGCCGGGCGCCGGAACCCGGTCCCCGAACTCGCCGCCCGGCCCAGCCCCTGGATCCGGGCTCTCGGGCTGACCGCCGTGGTCCTCATCGGCGCCTGGCTCGGCCTGCTGATCGTCGGGGACGTCCGGGTGTCCGTCGGCCCCATGAACACGACGATGACCCTGCGCCCGTCCGTCACCGGCGGCACGAAGATCAACATTTCTCCGCTCGGCGCGCTCAGCCTGGACAGCCACAACGCCCCGGTCCGCCTCGACGTGAACGTGGACCAGCTCGACCCCGAGCGCTCGCAGGCCCTCGTCGACCATCCCGAACGCCTCTCCGGCCTGCAGGACGAGGTCGCCCGCGACATCGAGCAGGGCACCCTGGACCTCGCGCTCCGCTCGGTCGTCGCCGTGGTCTCCGGTGCCACCGCGCTCGGCCTCGCCGTCTACCGCAGGCCCCGCCGCGCCCTGGCCGCCGGCGGTCTCGCCCTGACCCTGCTGGCCGCCTCGGGCGCGACCGCGTACGCCACCTGGAACCCCAAGTCGGTGCTGGAGCCGCGGTTCTCGGGCCTGCTGTCCTCCGCACCCTCGCTCGTCGGCAACGCACGCAGCATCGTCACCGAGTTCGACGTCTACCAGCAGGAACTCGCCCGCCTGGTCACCAACGTGACCAAGCTCTACGACGTCACCTCCACGCTGCCCGCCTTCCAGCCCGACCCGACCACGGTCCGGGTGCTGCACGTGTCCGACATCCACCTCAACCCCGCGAGCTGGAAGATCATCGTCTCGCTCGTGGAGCAGTACAAGGTCGACGTGATCGTCGACTCCGGCGACACGATGGACCACGGCTCGGCGGCGGAGAACGGCTTCCTGGACCCCATCGCCACCCTGGGCGCGCCGTACGTGTGGGTCAGGGGCAACCACGACTCGCTCGTCACCCAGCGCTACCTCGAGGGCATGAAGAACGTGCACGTCCTCGACGACGGCCGCGCGGTCACTCTCGCCGGGCTGCGCTTCGCGGGCATCGGCGACCCCCAGTTCACTCCCGACCGCTCCTCCGCGCCCGGCGCCGAGGAGTCCCAGGAGGCGGCGGGCGCCCGGCTGGCCCAGGCCCTGCGCGCCCAGCGGGACGCCGGCACCCCGGCGGACGTGGCCATCGCCCACGAGCCCTCCGCCGCCCGGGGCACGGACGGCGAGGTGCCACTCGTCCTGGCCGGCCACCTCCACCACGAGGACATGGAGGTCATGAAGAAGGGCACGCGGCTGCGCGTCGAGGGCTCGACGGGCGGCAGCGGCCTGCGTGCCGTGGAGGGCAAGTACCCGGACCCCATCGAGGCGTCGATCCTCTACTTCGACCGCGGCACCCGCCGCCTCCAGGCCTGGGACGAGATCAAACTCGGCGGCCTGGGCCTGACGACGGCCGAGGTCAGCCGCCACCTCCCGAAGGAGAACCTGCCCGGAGCCGCACCGTCCCCGAGTCCGTCCCCGAGCTCCTCCCCGAGTCCGTCCCCGACCCCCTCCACCGGCCCGCCGCTCAGCCCCTCCACCGGCCCGTCCGTCCGCCCCTCCGCGACCCCTTCCAGGACGGCCCCGTAA